In Cryptomeria japonica chromosome 5, Sugi_1.0, whole genome shotgun sequence, the genomic window AATAGAGATAGTTTATTACTATTGTGCTTAGATGAGGGGCAAGCTAAAAGAGTCTTAGAAGAGATGCATTTTGGTGTTTGTGGGGGACATTTCTCTGCCAGAACCATGACACACAAAATACTCAGGTCTGGATATTACTGGCCTCACATTTTTAATGATGCATATGACTATGTAAGGAGATGTGAACCctgccaaaggttttcaaaaaaattaaagtaTTCAAGAGCTTTACCCCTCATATAGGTACCTACATAATAACCTTTTgtacaatggggtattgatttcataagAGAAATATCAAACAAGTTGAGTGGTGGACACAGTTGGATTCTAGTGGCTACTGATTACttcacaaaatgggtggaagcaaacCCAACTAGACAAGATACAAGCAAAGTGGTGATTAAATTCATGGAAGAATACATAATAACTAGATTTGGGATGCCTGCAAGAATCATTGTGGATAATGGGATGTGCTTCCAATCAGAGGAATTCACCTCATTCTATGGGAGTTATGGCATAAATGTGTTATATTCATCATCATACCATCCCCAAGCAAATGGGCAGgttgagtcaagcaacaagaatattttgaaaataattaaaaagatGTTGGGACAAAATAAGAGATCGTGGGATTCTAAGTTGAGGATGGCACTTTGGGCAGATAGGATTACAGTAAAAAAAGCTACATGCAAATCTccatttgaactggtttatggaaCTCAAGCCAAAATGCCTATAAATAATTTATTACCTGTATACAAGTTCATGACAAAGGAAGGTCTAGATTTACCTAAGCCTATGAATGCAAGAATGGAACATCTTGCAGAATTGGATGAAATTAGAAATGAAGCACAGGAATGCAACCTCAAGATGCAGCAGAAGGTGAAATACTTGCATGATAAAAGGGCTACAGAAAGAAATTTTCAAGAAGGAGAATTGGTGCTCATGTGGAATGCTAGAGCTCAAGACAAAGGAAAGCATgggaaatttgaatcattatggattggacCTTATGTTATCATGGGTAAAAATGGGGAAGATTCATATTTTTTACATAATATGGATGGAGAACATATGAAACTACTAGCACATGGATAGTTCCTGAAGAGATTCTTCTCTTAAATCATCTTCCATGTGCAGTAGTTTAGGTTATATCCCTATGTATTATAACATTCCCCCCTTGTCTttctttattatcattttttttagtCTGCACCCCAGAGAATTTTGAATCCTTGCCATACCCACAAGGGCTATGCATCCCCAGATAGAGCAactattggaaccctaaattttcatAGCAATACCCCTGACATGATCACCAAGATTTTGTATTTAAAGTGGTAAAAGGTTGAATCTATAGAAGTTTTCTTTTACCTAACATAGAATCCCATATATTGTCTCCATTGGCCCTAATGATATATGAAAAATTCATGATAGACCTAAGAAAGATCAGTAAAATAACCTTCGCCAATCAACATTtcatatatacatcaaaatagCTATTCCGATCTAATAAATCAATGTTGGATACTTATATCAGGATAGCTAACCCGATCCAATAAATCAGTATTGAACATGGACATTGGGATAGCAATGTTGAACATGAAGTCTTGACTATTTATCGGAATATCCATCAAAGGCAGGCAAATGGTATTTTGCAATATCGATAGAGTAAACTATCCTGACATGCATATTTCAGGATACATCATGCTGATATAAGTCTTATCGAAATAAAATATGGGATCGAGGTAAGTTCAAAAGGCTATCCAGATGGTGTAAGTTAAAATACAAGTAGATGCATTATGCAGGTCCATCAAAATATCCAATGAAGTTGGAATAGCATGTCAACAAGATTTTGATTACTAAAACTATCCTGATGATGGATAAACAGAATGATATCGAGGGAACAATCCCGATTATGCACTTATGACCGAGGAATTGATGTCGGTAAAATGTATGGTGATAAAGGAAAATGAAGATGATACCCATATCGGCATAACTAATGAGATTGAGATAATGGATTATAAATAATCTGATAGTACAACCTATTCTAAAAAAGCATACATGAAGTGACATCGGAATAGCTACTCTGATAACACACTCTCGACTAAATACCTCTATCGGAATAACTTATAATGAAAGGCAGAATCAAAGGTTAATATCTTCATCGAGATAACTTGTGAAGTCGGACATACAGTTTTTTTGTATGTCGATAGTTAAAACAATCTCGATGAGCACCACCCAAGAAGCATTTGACATAGGAAACCCGAAGACCAAAATCACACTAGTAACAACTCATTGGTATCATTTACTGAAATAACATGAAAGAAAGACAGTTACCCGCAATGACTCTAAACTGTTAGAAAGGAACCAAACTAAGAGAGACATGACCAATGAAGTGAAGGGGTGTAAACCTAGTATAGAATATTTATatgtaaaaaattaaaagaaaatattagatttagatgtaaagcggaaaaattgaaccctagttgttctcccctccccaactccaaggagagagaagggaggtcactagggttgatggttttcacttaggagagactttacattcaaaagaggggctgaaacccacaagatccaatcccacacaatgcaggattggattctaaatgagtttcaagggttaagacatcaaggataccctcttttgtaaagaatatagatagaatgattgaactaggaatgtatgtagaagcaagaaagattcacttataaacagagatagggatacgggatgaaactgcagacctggaattagcagtaaaatgtcgagacgatgttgttctgcaaatttgagtgaaagttgacgagacgatggcgcccggcatgcacacggtcctccgaaaaatccgcgaaacgaaggtggatctgttcgtctctgcacaaggattccagatcttcaattacagccgcgtacctgcaacctacacacagaaaagagaggatgattggggggttagggattaggggtttgcctttaggtcaaaccccggttttggaattaaccaagaaatgagaatgttgtaaatgtaaatgtttgtaatgtaaacaagtactgataccttgttgtaagaatgtttgtattcttacatgcgaaggtgtaattatgttgtatgttgtatgttgtaagtgatctcctcttcaatggttgaatccttgtcttgaatgcaacacttagccttgaatggagacttagaatgctcaattgcttgaaggaatgcttgaatgtttgtatgtttgaatatcgctttcgcgccttgctcttgcttctttccttcctcctttttttctaggagaggaaaagtagtttatatacttgtcaattagggttgagagactgatttttctgaccttaggctaacctagaaacattattttccaatttgcaaacttcaagacccgatgcccaaaaggagaccgggcccaaaatagggccagggaccagggcgttgggcgccatggtcctaggggaccagggcgctgggcgccctagtcttgaaggaccagggcgctgagcgccatggtcccacctcccgggacagtagggtgcaaggagggatcatgccaaggtgcagaaaaatgcagtttttgatgtcacaagcaggtttcggggtctccattcaggttcaacgttgcgccgccatcgtgaagacccaaatgcagtcgaaattgcaagtgtcgcaattttaggacgctacattagaTAATATCGAATTTTTGTAATGTAACATATCAGATACtgtttatgatgaaaatggatacaataataacaaatattgaaaggctaaatgaattcaaccaccaaaccctagcctaacaatcaacaaagatccaccataacatatgaagattacctaagacaatgcaaatcaaatgaaatcacaaagattataccatcacatgtccaatagggttttgatctccattcttcctatctccattgatcttgcttgatatatttgctctcagattttatatgcacaagagctcaacaaagaacggaatgtggttgcaagtaggatcgtagtgtagtcaattgatcaagtagttagggtttgataatgaagaaagcatcttcttaaatagaagacacaatatgaaatggagggattagattgagaggtgtaaaaggaggtcggctaggattagagggtaggtataagaaataataaaataatgaaaggggtaggtagtgtatgaattaagagatgaatgacatgtgtcatgtgtagaaaaggttaatgaattaattaaataaataaagatttatttaattaatagtagaagtgggataattaaataaattaaatatttatttaatttaggaagaggataatttaaataaataaatgtatttatttaaatgagaaataaggctagaagaggataaatgaattaattaaataaataaagatttatttaattaatagaagaattaagcttagataattaaataaataaaatgtttatttaattagactggacaattttgggtgtctacattttgcccctctttgagacaatgcggcttgtcacgttgtttcaaagaagataagatgaactgatacagagttgccccaggatgggaataatatgccccctcgagagattggatgaaaatgtctgaaaagattgtagacaatctctcgataagaaagaaaggctagaatggaatggtcggataaagtgacaaagtcacaggatgaagaagactgactcgggaaaagaaggcgagggctagggtaggctataagatagaccacgggcaaaagacatcctcattgtcatctacaccttcacgagatcacagtgcagagcgagaaaaagagcagcagcagtcagcagcgatggctttggttcacagattcgaccgcgttcgccgattccagaggccagcagaggcaggagagccggtaagtaccaccaaacctcctcgtactttgacgcattttaattttgtcattaatgcatggtaggttagcaataaatgcgcttaggaatagggcacaaaaaaaaagcaaaaacatgcaaccgcgtctgtgtcagtgccaagcgcgtctatgtccgccaggcgcgtctgtgttggtgctaggcgcgtttgcgtctggaaccgcgtttgtgcttgatgcgggcgcgtttatgtcttgtaggggcgtttatgttccaaagtcgcgtctgtgaatgatttaggcacgtttatgtcaaacaagTGCATCTGTGTtgtacaggcgcgtctatgcagtcttcaggcgcgtttgtgagtttaaagtgcgtttatgtttgaaaatgcatggttttggtcttctaggtcaaatcgacagttctgtgatgaacatacgctgccgattggataagctgctgagaggatacactcaagcaggtccttgaggaagactaggataaatcaaggcactttgtgatgaacagggagcaccaagatagagtactttgtgatgaacagggagtacccaaaggataaggagcactttgtgatgaacagggagtgctaaatgtgagtaacactttgtgatgaacagggaatgtcacacacgtagtactttgtgatgaacagggagcactactaggatagatagcaacactttgtgatgaacagtgagtgtcactaggatagataaccatatgcatttagatagcaagtagcattttgtgatgaacagtgaatgccacgatgactaacatgattgattgtttgactacaggagtatctgcctatgctagagtcacgggagagattcccgtccacatagagattgcgaccagagttgtcatttcaagatagagctgccattgaggggatgggattgagacatgtattatatgtgcctgagtttcgggcaaacatgggtttgctaactgcgctggcggagagatggcactccgagacttgc contains:
- the LOC131875928 gene encoding uncharacterized protein LOC131875928, yielding MALWADRITVKKATCKSPFELVYGTQAKMPINNLLPVYKFMTKEGLDLPKPMNARMEHLAELDEIRNEAQECNLKMQQKVKYLHDKRATERNFQEGELVLMWNARAQDKGKHGKFESLWIGPYVIMGKNGEDSYFLHNMDGEHMKLLAHG